In the Scyliorhinus torazame isolate Kashiwa2021f chromosome 22, sScyTor2.1, whole genome shotgun sequence genome, one interval contains:
- the LOC140399113 gene encoding P2Y purinoceptor 3-like — MILQFNLALADAIITPAAPFMIAYFSLSHWPFGQFLCQLKVFLLSTNMYGSIYFLSLISIHRYIAVVHCTKKTILKEEKFVKIVCVGVWVLLFAQGFPFFFVIKTTEINNSTHCLNIHQDELVVLYFVWNMIILVTGYTIPFFASIIFYSLLASFIIKLKTNQLKSKNMKMKSMKMILVSLMIFIICFLPVHVSRTVGVTLKLFYPDQCQSLKSFELVYYWCLALSSTNCCLDPLLYFFASKKFKESSRSVVSSIRFWKKR; from the coding sequence ATGATTCTGCAGTTCAACCTGGCTTTAGCAGATGCCATTATAactcctgctgcaccattcatGATCGCCTACTTCTCGTTGTCGCACTGGCCCTTTGGacaattcctgtgccagctgaaGGTCTTCCTATTGAGCACCAACATGTACGGCAGCATCTATTTTCTCAGTCTAATTAGCATACACCGGTACATCGCTGTCGTGCACTGCACCAAGAAaaccatcttaaaggaggagaagtTTGTAAAAATtgtttgtgtgggagtgtgggttctCCTGTTTGCCCAAGGATTTCCATTCTTTTTTGTCATCAAAACCACTGAAATTAACAATTCCACTCACTGTTTGAACATACATCAGGATGAGCTGGTGGTTTTATACTTTGTGTGGAACATGATCATTTTAGTCACAGGGTACACCATTCCATTTTTTGCCTCCATTATTTTCTATAGTTTACTTGCCAGTTTCATTATAAAATTGAAAACTAATCAACTTAAGAGTAAAAATATGAAAATGAAGTCAATGAAAATGATTTTAGTGTCTCTAATGATTTTTATCATCTGCTTCCTGCCTGTACATGTGTCCCGAACAGTTGGGGTTACGCTTAAACTCTTTTATCCTGATCAGTGTCAATCACTGAAATCTTTTGAACTTGTTTATTATTGGTGCTTGGCTCTGTCAAGTACAAATTGTTGCTTGGACCCGTTGTTATATTTTTTTGCTTCTAAAAAATTCAAGGAGTCATCACGTAGCGTTGTGAGTTCCATAAGATTCTGGAAAAAGAGATGA